One Nerophis lumbriciformis linkage group LG21, RoL_Nlum_v2.1, whole genome shotgun sequence DNA segment encodes these proteins:
- the anxa14 gene encoding annexin A2, producing MDPQYFKSHTMCWGTLGTVRPFSSFHPQKDVLVIHEALEKKDAGALVRLLTNRNNAQRQEIAKIFKEATQRDLVAGMKKVLSGDLETLMLELMMLPTEHKAHRLHRAMAGLGTDEETILEILCTRSVKQLRDISAAYKLLYKKDMEKELKGETSGDFAKLLLALMNKEEVAGFVQRDIEVLAASLNGKKADAAPWIDILTSRDLNHLDQVLMGLERESRQKVIPALEKRFSGDIRLGLSVLVQCIRNPDVYLAKRLTGMKAPVVQSIMVSHSEEDLLCIRVAFRKLAGDSLYTTLQKHFKGDHLQALLAICRSEDC from the exons ATGGACCCGCAGTACTTCAAGTCTCAT ACAATGTGTTGGGGTACCCTTGGAACGGTGCGACCCTTCTCCAGTTTCCACCCACAAAAAGATGTACTAGTCATCCATGAGGCACTGGAGAAAAAAG ATGCAGGCGCTCTTGTGAGACTCTTAACCAATCGCAACAACGCGCAGAGACAGGAAATCGCCAAAATCTTTAAAGAGGCAACGCAACGG GACCTGGTAGCTGGCATGAAGAAAGTTCTGTCTGGAGATCTGGAGACGCTCATGCTAGAGCTGATGATGCTTCCTACGGAACACAAGGCTCATCGTCTCCACCGGGCCATGGCG GGTCTCGGTACAGACGAAGAAACCATCCTGGAGATATTGTGTACGCGATCCGTCAAGCAGCTCCGAGACATCAGCGCTGCGTACAAACTAT tgtataaaaaggacATGGAGAAGGAATTGAAAGGAGAAACCAGTGGAGACTTTGCCAAGCTTTTATTGGCTCTTATGAAT AAAGAAGAAGTTGCAGGTTTTGTTCAGAGGGATATTGag GTTCTCGCTGCATCACTAAATGGGAAAAAAGCTGATGCGGCTCCTTGGATTGACATACTCACCTCTAGAGACTTAAATCATCTTGACCAAG TGTTGATGGGGCTGGAGCGGGAGAGTCGACAGAAGGTGATTCCAGCTCTGGAGAAACGATTCTCAGGGGACATCCGGCTGGGATTGAGTGTTTTAG TGCAGTGCATTCGAAACCCTGATGTCTACCTTGCCAAAAGACTAACAGGCATGAAG GCACCGGTGGTCCAAAGCATCATGGTGTCCCACAGCGAGGAAGACCTACTCTGTATCAGAGTTGCCTTTCGCAAACTGGCAGGCGATTCTCTCTACACAACCCTGCAG AAACACTTCAAGGGGGATCATTTACAAGCTCTGTTGGCCATCTGTCGATCTGAAGACTGCTGA
- the LOC140676613 gene encoding uncharacterized protein has protein sequence MQMNLVLAFCILALLSLTQAQGNTAGPTTSGSDHALISASTNKASLPTSTNPITTTGPTIVTASVTTIKTVTSNSAVTTKTITQKPMTSSSTSSPNTSPGNAATTSSPTDIAMTSTTIADAVTSTSSMTHPPSYSTTTIPPSTTKAAASIKTTSLPTSTNPITTTDPTIVTTSATPTKTVTSSSAVTTKTITPKPMTSSSTSSPNYSPGNTAATSSTTDNAMTSTTTATAMTGTGPTTHPPNSPSNFPTTGPQNVTATTRPTTIHTTANRGFDVTESLLLLSVSLLPIVV, from the coding sequence GCTCAAGGAAACACAGCTGGCCCTACTACATCTGGATCAGACCATGCACTCATTTCGGCATCCACCAATAAGGCATCTTTGCCAACTTCCACCAACCCAATCACAACTACGGGCCCTACGATCGTTACTGCGTCTGTAACCACCATCAAAACGGTCACCTCGAACAGTGCCGTAACGACAAAGACAATCACGCAAAAACCAATGACTTCATCCTCTACCTCCAGTCCTAACACTTCTCCTGGCAACGCAGCTACAACTTCATCGCCAACCGATATTGCGATGACCTCAACAACTATTGCGGATGCCGTGACCAGCACCAGCTCTATGACTCACCCCCCGTCTTACTCCACTACAACCATTCCGCCATCCACCACAAAGGCAGCCGCCTCCATCAAAACCACATCTTTGCCAACTTCCACTAACCCGATCACAACTACGGACCCTACGATCGTTACTACGTCTGCGACCCCCACCAAAACGGTCACCTCGAGCAGTGCCGTAACGACAAAGACAATCACGCCAAAACCAATGACTTCATCCTCTACCTCCAGTCCTAACTATTCTCCTGGCAACACGGCTGCAACCTCATCGACAACCGACAACGCGATGACCTCAACAACTACTGCAACCGCCATGACCGGCACCGGCCCTACGACTCACCCCCCAAATTCTCCTTCGAACTTTCCTACAACCGGCCCTCAAAACGTCACGGCAACAACCAGACCGACAACCATCCATACAACAGCAAACAGAGGCTTTGATGTCACAGAGTCTTTGTTGTTGCTGAGTGTGTCACTTCTTCCCATTGTTgtctaa